In Prevotella sp. oral taxon 475, one DNA window encodes the following:
- the dnaK gene encoding molecular chaperone DnaK codes for MGKIIGIDLGTTNSCVSVFEGNEPVVIANSEGKRTTPSVVGFVKDGERKVGDPAKRQAITNPKNTVYSIKRFMGETYEQCRKEAESMPYTVVNESGQPRVDIEGRKYTPQEISAMILQKMKKTAEDYLGQEVTDAVITVPAYFSDSQRQATKEAGQIAGLNVQRIVNEPTAAALAYGVDKGHKDMKIAVFDLGGGTFDISILEFGGGVFEVLSTNGDTHLGGDDFDQVIIKWLADGFKADEGIDLTKDPMAMQRLKEAAEKAKIELSSTTSTEINLPYISAEGGVPKHLVKTLTRAQFEQLAHDLIQACLVPCQNAMRDAKLQTSDIDEVILVGGSSRIPAVQTLVKNYFGKEPSKGVNPDEVVAVGAAIQGAILNKESGVGDIVLLDVTPLTLGIETMGGVMTKLIDANTTIPTKKSETFSTAVDNQTAVTIHVLQGERPMASQNKSIGQFNLEGIAPARRGVPQIEVTFDIDANGILNVSAKDKATGKEQKIRIEASSGLSKEEIDRMKAEAEQNAASDKAEREKIDKLNQADSMIFTTENFLKDNGDKIPADQKPAIESALQQLKDAHKAADVAAIDAAINNLNTVMQAASQQMYQGAGGAQPDPNAGQGFQGGAADNQSQGTNPDDTVQDADFEEVK; via the coding sequence ATGGGAAAAATTATTGGAATAGACTTGGGAACAACCAACAGTTGTGTCTCAGTATTTGAAGGAAACGAACCGGTGGTCATCGCCAACAGCGAGGGCAAACGCACCACACCATCGGTGGTGGGATTTGTGAAAGACGGCGAACGTAAGGTGGGTGATCCTGCCAAACGTCAGGCCATCACCAACCCCAAGAATACCGTTTACTCGATTAAACGTTTCATGGGCGAAACCTACGAACAATGCCGCAAAGAGGCTGAAAGCATGCCTTACACAGTGGTAAACGAGAGCGGACAGCCGCGTGTGGACATTGAAGGACGCAAGTACACACCGCAAGAAATCTCGGCGATGATACTTCAGAAGATGAAGAAAACTGCCGAGGATTATCTCGGACAAGAAGTAACCGACGCTGTGATTACCGTTCCGGCTTACTTCTCCGACTCGCAACGACAGGCAACTAAAGAAGCCGGTCAGATTGCAGGTCTCAACGTGCAGCGTATCGTTAACGAACCTACTGCGGCTGCTTTGGCATACGGTGTAGATAAGGGTCATAAAGATATGAAGATTGCCGTGTTCGATCTTGGTGGTGGAACGTTCGATATCTCTATCCTTGAGTTTGGCGGCGGCGTGTTTGAAGTGCTTTCTACCAACGGCGACACGCACCTTGGTGGCGACGATTTCGACCAAGTGATTATCAAATGGCTGGCCGATGGCTTTAAAGCTGACGAAGGCATTGATCTGACAAAGGACCCCATGGCTATGCAACGCCTGAAAGAGGCTGCCGAAAAGGCAAAGATTGAACTCTCAAGCACTACGTCTACGGAAATCAACCTGCCCTATATCTCGGCAGAAGGCGGTGTTCCTAAACACTTGGTAAAGACTTTGACGCGTGCACAGTTCGAGCAGTTGGCACACGACCTGATACAAGCTTGTCTCGTTCCCTGTCAGAACGCCATGCGCGACGCTAAGTTGCAGACATCCGACATCGATGAGGTTATCCTCGTAGGTGGTTCGAGTCGTATCCCTGCCGTGCAGACCTTGGTGAAGAACTACTTTGGCAAAGAGCCCTCGAAGGGTGTTAACCCTGACGAAGTGGTAGCCGTTGGTGCGGCCATCCAAGGTGCCATCCTCAACAAAGAGAGTGGTGTGGGCGACATTGTGTTGCTCGACGTAACCCCGTTGACGCTCGGTATCGAGACCATGGGCGGTGTGATGACCAAGCTGATTGATGCCAACACCACCATTCCTACCAAGAAGAGCGAAACATTCTCTACCGCGGTAGATAATCAAACGGCCGTTACCATCCACGTGCTTCAAGGCGAACGCCCCATGGCATCGCAGAACAAGAGCATCGGACAGTTCAACCTCGAAGGTATCGCACCGGCTCGCCGTGGCGTTCCGCAGATTGAAGTAACGTTCGACATCGATGCCAACGGTATCCTCAATGTCTCTGCCAAGGATAAGGCAACGGGTAAAGAGCAGAAGATTCGCATCGAGGCCAGCAGCGGATTAAGCAAGGAAGAAATCGACCGCATGAAGGCCGAAGCCGAGCAAAACGCTGCTTCTGACAAGGCCGAGCGTGAAAAGATTGACAAGCTGAACCAAGCCGACTCGATGATATTCACTACCGAGAACTTCTTGAAAGATAACGGCGACAAGATTCCTGCCGACCAAAAGCCTGCTATCGAGTCTGCCCTCCAGCAACTCAAGGATGCCCACAAGGCTGCCGATGTTGCTGCCATCGACGCTGCCATCAACAACCTCAACACCGTGATGCAGGCCGCCAGCCAACAGATGTATCAAGGTGCAGGCGGTGCCCAGCCCGACCCCAACGCCGGTCAAGGTTTCCAAGGCGGTGCTGCCGACAATCAATCGCAAGGCACCAACCCTGACGACACCGTCCAAGATGCCGACTTCGAAGAGGTCAAGTAA
- a CDS encoding peptide chain release factor 1 — translation MMEKEARTTLENLIKEQKERIPQLKKKLPPPNVFMLPYYEYEDKIHYIKWLKRAKRFLDTQFPGDKDVDNFERISEEKLCPEQQEELLAILEAFLEYPDIVEKEKPNRTNRNININTIVSNTNTQSQQQSQQQSIEILIKALEDQLSVSQLKEIKQVVEEAKGDLEKAKPKLIDKIKSFGENVASNILANIIANPAIWSMLS, via the coding sequence ATGATGGAAAAAGAAGCACGAACTACATTGGAAAACCTTATTAAGGAGCAGAAAGAAAGGATTCCCCAGTTAAAAAAGAAGTTACCGCCACCTAATGTTTTTATGCTTCCGTATTATGAATACGAAGATAAAATCCATTATATAAAATGGTTGAAAAGGGCTAAGAGATTCTTAGACACGCAATTTCCCGGTGATAAAGATGTTGATAATTTTGAGCGTATTAGTGAAGAGAAATTGTGTCCTGAACAACAAGAGGAATTATTAGCCATTCTCGAAGCCTTTTTAGAGTATCCTGATATTGTAGAGAAAGAAAAGCCTAATAGAACTAATAGGAATATCAACATAAATACCATCGTAAGTAATACAAATACCCAATCACAGCAGCAGTCTCAACAACAATCCATCGAGATACTCATAAAAGCACTTGAAGACCAACTTTCTGTAAGCCAGTTAAAGGAAATAAAGCAAGTAGTAGAAGAAGCTAAGGGTGACTTAGAAAAAGCTAAGCCTAAACTCATTGATAAAATCAAATCATTTGGTGAGAATGTGGCTTCGAATATTCTTGCAAACATCATAGCCAATCCTGCTATTTGGTCAATGCTTAGCTAA
- a CDS encoding HU family DNA-binding protein — MVKFKVIERLMKIGPLKGKKGYGAAPKAQDKFSQSWLIQRIVRETSLSEGDVRNVLITLRNIIIEVVTLGGALDLGDIFSLRVSMPSTFIEKEEDVTSKVLKKPGIIVTWKDNIRQALKGIEVEVDNPKQKGKKEG, encoded by the coding sequence ATGGTAAAATTTAAAGTTATCGAGCGACTGATGAAGATTGGTCCGCTCAAGGGTAAAAAAGGCTATGGTGCTGCGCCTAAGGCACAAGACAAGTTTTCGCAAAGCTGGCTTATACAGCGCATTGTACGCGAAACGTCGCTAAGTGAAGGCGATGTGCGCAACGTGCTTATAACGCTGCGCAACATTATTATTGAGGTGGTTACGCTGGGCGGTGCGCTCGACCTTGGCGACATCTTCTCGCTGCGCGTCTCTATGCCCTCGACGTTTATCGAGAAAGAGGAAGACGTTACTTCAAAAGTGTTGAAGAAGCCGGGCATTATCGTAACGTGGAAAGACAACATCCGGCAAGCACTGAAAGGCATAGAGGTTGAGGTGGATAACCCGAAACAGAAAGGAAAGAAAGAAGGCTAA
- a CDS encoding class I SAM-dependent DNA methyltransferase, producing MAKQNTADIGFEKEIWKAADLLRGNLDASEYKSVVLGLIFLKYISDKFETKYQELVNNGEGFEEDRDEYMADNIFFVPQEARWNVVAEAAHTPEIGTIIDNAMRLIEKENIRLKGILPKNFARPELDKRRLGDVVDLFTNIQMKEHGDSKDILGRTYEYCLSKFAEAEGKLAGEFYTPACIVQTLVEVLKPYHGRVYDPACGSGGMFVQSAKFIERHQGNIKDISVYGQDSNPTTWKMAQMNLAIRGIEADLGKFNADTFFDDQHPTLKADFIMANPPFNLSDWGADKLQDDVRWKFGIPPSGNANFAWLQHMIHHLSPKGKIGMVLANGSLSSQTGGEGTIRENIIKADLIEGIVALPSQLFYTTGIPVSLWFLNREKKQKDKILFVDARNMGTMVTRKLRELQEADIKKIADTFDKYNDGTLENEKGFCAVVALGDVAKQDYILTPGRYVGIAEQEDDGIPFQEKMDKLTTELSDLFAQSHDLEDEIRKQLASIGFTIK from the coding sequence ATGGCAAAACAAAATACAGCAGACATCGGATTTGAAAAGGAAATATGGAAAGCTGCAGATTTGCTTCGTGGCAATCTTGATGCTTCCGAATACAAATCGGTAGTATTGGGGCTGATTTTTCTAAAATATATCTCCGATAAATTTGAAACCAAATATCAGGAATTAGTCAATAATGGTGAGGGATTCGAGGAAGACCGCGATGAATACATGGCGGACAACATTTTCTTTGTCCCACAAGAAGCACGGTGGAACGTAGTGGCAGAGGCTGCTCATACGCCAGAAATAGGTACGATAATCGACAATGCTATGCGCCTCATTGAAAAAGAGAACATCCGTTTGAAAGGTATTCTGCCCAAAAACTTTGCTCGCCCAGAACTGGACAAAAGGCGTTTGGGCGATGTGGTAGATTTATTTACCAATATTCAAATGAAAGAACATGGAGATTCTAAAGATATATTGGGACGCACATACGAATATTGCCTTTCTAAATTTGCAGAAGCAGAAGGCAAATTAGCGGGAGAATTTTATACACCCGCTTGCATTGTTCAAACTCTTGTTGAAGTTCTGAAACCTTATCACGGACGAGTATATGACCCAGCTTGCGGATCTGGTGGAATGTTCGTGCAGTCTGCCAAATTCATAGAGAGGCATCAAGGCAATATCAAAGATATTTCTGTCTATGGTCAAGACAGCAATCCTACGACATGGAAGATGGCTCAGATGAATCTTGCCATTCGAGGCATTGAGGCTGATCTGGGTAAGTTTAATGCAGATACATTCTTTGATGACCAACATCCTACATTAAAAGCTGATTTTATCATGGCTAATCCGCCATTCAATCTCAGTGATTGGGGAGCAGACAAGTTGCAAGATGATGTACGTTGGAAGTTTGGCATTCCACCATCTGGCAATGCCAACTTTGCTTGGTTGCAGCACATGATTCATCATCTGTCTCCCAAAGGGAAAATAGGTATGGTATTGGCAAATGGTTCTTTATCTTCACAGACAGGAGGGGAAGGAACGATTCGTGAGAATATCATCAAGGCCGATTTAATAGAAGGTATCGTTGCCCTACCCTCACAGCTGTTTTATACCACAGGTATTCCTGTTTCTCTATGGTTCCTCAATCGAGAGAAGAAGCAGAAAGATAAAATTCTGTTTGTAGATGCAAGAAACATGGGAACAATGGTTACCCGCAAACTTCGTGAACTCCAAGAAGCAGACATTAAAAAGATTGCAGACACTTTTGATAAATATAATGATGGTACACTTGAGAATGAAAAAGGCTTCTGTGCAGTTGTAGCCCTTGGCGATGTGGCAAAACAAGACTATATTCTTACCCCTGGACGTTATGTCGGCATTGCAGAACAGGAAGACGATGGTATTCCTTTTCAAGAGAAGATGGACAAACTCACAACCGAATTGTCCGATTTATTTGCCCAATCTCATGATTTGGAGGATGAGATACGAAAACAGTTGGCAAGCATAGGTTTCACTATCAAGTAA